From Pandoraea vervacti, the proteins below share one genomic window:
- a CDS encoding helix-turn-helix transcriptional regulator: MSDDVSFRRASDAVRAVGAGDADWLDVVHTAREFLGADAATFLCHDKQSRSVRFVEQSGHEARLIEEYAQHFYQYDDATRRFWHAPAGTWYDSNVALEHESENDRIFWNEFMRPYQLQQLVGVVICNDDDAVTALSVQRMHIVQPSFAHAARLAEYERQLAAAFAARRASTRASLYALSQMLDPAREGFLIASPDGRALEFAPGLETLLGSHDSQLTLQQRRLTHRQPEWQTRLQAALRQVGANGEPVSLVLPDSWGHAYRLTLRGLGKPMNHGLRAAVGVRIERRSIFNVPGETALREHFALTQAEARLFHHLVAGLTIGECSEVLNLGTSTLRTQLSAILRKTGCRRQGELLRLAAMLAP; encoded by the coding sequence ATGTCGGACGATGTCAGTTTTCGCCGAGCATCGGACGCGGTTCGGGCCGTGGGGGCCGGAGACGCAGACTGGCTCGACGTCGTACACACCGCACGCGAGTTTCTCGGCGCGGACGCTGCCACGTTTCTCTGCCACGACAAGCAAAGCCGCTCGGTGCGCTTCGTCGAGCAATCCGGGCATGAAGCACGTCTGATCGAGGAATACGCACAGCACTTCTATCAGTACGACGATGCCACCCGGCGCTTCTGGCATGCCCCTGCCGGTACCTGGTACGACTCGAACGTCGCCCTCGAACACGAATCCGAGAACGACCGGATATTCTGGAACGAGTTCATGCGCCCCTATCAACTCCAGCAGTTGGTCGGGGTCGTAATCTGCAATGACGACGACGCTGTCACTGCGCTAAGTGTCCAGCGCATGCACATCGTGCAACCCAGCTTCGCGCATGCGGCGCGCCTCGCGGAGTACGAACGCCAACTCGCTGCCGCCTTTGCGGCGCGACGCGCGAGCACGCGCGCCAGCCTTTACGCCCTGAGCCAGATGCTCGACCCCGCACGTGAAGGCTTTCTCATCGCTTCGCCCGACGGCCGGGCGCTGGAATTTGCGCCGGGGCTGGAAACGCTGCTCGGCAGTCACGACAGCCAATTGACGCTCCAGCAACGGCGCCTGACGCACCGTCAGCCCGAATGGCAAACCCGTTTGCAGGCCGCCCTGCGACAGGTCGGCGCCAACGGGGAACCGGTCTCGCTGGTACTGCCCGACTCCTGGGGCCATGCCTACCGGCTGACGTTGCGGGGTCTGGGCAAGCCAATGAATCATGGCCTGCGCGCCGCCGTTGGCGTGCGCATCGAGCGACGCAGTATCTTCAACGTGCCTGGCGAGACTGCCCTTCGGGAGCACTTCGCACTGACGCAGGCCGAAGCGCGCCTGTTTCACCACCTCGTGGCGGGCCTGACCATTGGGGAATGCAGTGAAGTGCTGAACCTGGGGACGAGCACGCTGCGTACCCAGCTATCGGCCATTCTGCGCAAGACGGGGTGCCGCCGCCAGGGCGAGTTGCTGCGGTTGGCCGCCATGCTGGCACCGTAA
- a CDS encoding DUF934 domain-containing protein, with product MLIDRNGLPAEDTWTYLGADAQIPGDAANDARHDTVLPLDAWLAANERGVAPAGIRVQGHDDPARIAALLPQLELVVIEFPKTRDGRGFTLAKVLREKWNFQGAIRAAGPLLPDQLAMLWACGFDSLLSPSEVPTARWREAALAAQARAGRPRTLLARLTA from the coding sequence ATGTTGATTGACCGTAACGGATTGCCGGCCGAAGACACCTGGACGTATCTCGGTGCGGACGCCCAGATCCCGGGCGATGCTGCGAACGACGCGCGCCACGACACCGTGCTGCCGCTTGACGCATGGCTTGCCGCGAACGAGCGGGGCGTGGCCCCGGCGGGCATTCGCGTGCAGGGTCACGACGATCCGGCACGCATCGCGGCGCTGCTGCCGCAGCTCGAACTGGTGGTGATCGAATTCCCGAAGACGCGCGACGGGCGCGGCTTCACGCTCGCCAAGGTCCTGCGTGAGAAGTGGAATTTCCAGGGTGCCATCCGGGCAGCGGGGCCGTTGCTGCCGGACCAGCTGGCCATGTTGTGGGCATGCGGCTTCGACAGTCTGCTTTCGCCGTCGGAAGTTCCGACGGCACGCTGGCGCGAGGCGGCGCTCGCCGCACAGGCGCGTGCCGGGCGTCCGCGCACGTTGCTCGCACGTCTGACGGCTTGA
- a CDS encoding DUF2849 domain-containing protein, translated as MNAGNLISANRLQDGLVVWLDQQHHWVDDLTQAHVFDEHSLDQAQAAAKASVAANLVVDPVPRPAEVADAGPVPVDFREQLRARGPSVREDLGKQASDGAVQAALAHAPALSVAPEHAGIYRYDPSEREYLKDRAKEFGQQVARRLSGELSEDDFKVYRLMNGLYLQLHGYMLRVAIPYGTLSAVQLRQLAYVANRYDKGYGHFTTRQNLQFNWPTLVDSPQILSALADVDLHAIQTSGNCIRNVTTDQFAGAAKDELLDPRVYAEILRQWSTDHPEFTYLPRKFKIAITGAQTDRAAVRFHDIGILARTNDQGEVGFQIYAGGGLGRTPIVGTLVREWLPEADLLRFVEAILRVYNALGRRDNIYKARIKILIKEMQPAKFIEMIEEEFARIAQTHRPLAQDVVKAIGERFVVPEFATLPEASSVFQQAYESDIDFKHWVDTCTHEHKVPGYISAVVSLKPSGGIPGDASSQEMLLLADLADEYSFSELRVTHEQNLVLPHVQRDALYALWKQLRSAGLATPNIGLISDAIACPGLDYCALANARSVPVAQRIALRFTEEQQRDIGPVTLNVSGCINACAHHHVAHIGILGVDKAGKENYQITLGGSADDNAAVGKILGPGVSYEAVPQVIENILERYLKLRNEGERFIDTLGRVGAEAFKGALHVD; from the coding sequence ATGAATGCAGGCAATCTGATTTCGGCGAACCGACTCCAAGACGGTCTGGTCGTCTGGCTGGACCAGCAACATCACTGGGTGGACGATCTGACGCAGGCACATGTGTTCGACGAGCACAGCCTCGATCAGGCGCAGGCCGCCGCCAAGGCTTCCGTTGCCGCCAATCTCGTCGTGGACCCGGTGCCGCGTCCGGCCGAAGTCGCCGACGCCGGCCCCGTGCCCGTCGATTTTCGCGAGCAATTGCGCGCGCGTGGCCCGTCGGTTCGGGAAGATCTCGGCAAGCAGGCGTCCGACGGCGCCGTCCAGGCCGCGTTGGCTCACGCCCCCGCGCTGAGCGTTGCCCCGGAACATGCGGGCATCTATCGCTACGATCCGTCCGAGCGCGAGTACCTCAAAGACCGTGCGAAGGAATTCGGTCAGCAGGTGGCGCGACGTCTGAGTGGCGAACTGAGCGAAGACGACTTCAAGGTCTACCGTCTGATGAACGGCCTGTACCTGCAACTGCACGGCTACATGCTGCGTGTGGCGATTCCGTACGGCACGCTGAGCGCGGTCCAACTGCGTCAGCTCGCGTACGTCGCGAACCGTTACGACAAGGGGTACGGTCACTTCACCACGCGTCAGAACCTGCAATTCAACTGGCCGACGCTCGTCGATTCGCCGCAGATCCTCTCGGCGCTTGCCGACGTCGATCTGCATGCCATTCAGACCAGCGGCAACTGCATCCGTAATGTGACGACCGACCAGTTCGCCGGCGCCGCGAAGGACGAACTGCTCGACCCGCGTGTGTACGCCGAAATCCTGCGTCAATGGTCGACGGATCACCCCGAGTTCACCTATCTGCCGCGCAAGTTCAAGATCGCCATTACCGGCGCTCAGACGGACCGTGCTGCCGTGCGTTTCCATGACATCGGCATTCTGGCCCGTACCAACGACCAGGGCGAAGTCGGCTTCCAGATCTATGCGGGCGGTGGTCTGGGCCGCACGCCCATCGTTGGCACGCTCGTGCGCGAGTGGCTGCCCGAAGCCGACCTGCTGCGCTTCGTCGAGGCGATTCTGCGCGTGTACAACGCACTGGGCCGTCGCGACAACATCTACAAGGCGCGCATCAAGATCCTCATCAAGGAAATGCAGCCGGCGAAGTTCATCGAGATGATCGAGGAAGAGTTCGCACGCATCGCACAAACGCATCGCCCCCTGGCGCAAGACGTCGTCAAGGCCATTGGAGAGCGTTTCGTCGTCCCCGAGTTTGCGACGCTGCCCGAAGCGTCCAGCGTGTTTCAGCAGGCTTACGAGAGCGACATCGACTTCAAGCATTGGGTCGACACATGCACGCACGAACACAAGGTGCCGGGCTATATCAGCGCGGTCGTCTCGCTCAAGCCCTCGGGGGGCATTCCGGGTGACGCCAGTTCGCAGGAAATGCTGTTGCTGGCCGATCTGGCCGACGAATACTCGTTCAGCGAACTGCGTGTGACGCACGAACAGAACCTCGTGCTGCCGCACGTGCAGCGCGACGCGTTGTATGCACTGTGGAAGCAACTGCGCTCGGCGGGCCTGGCGACACCGAACATCGGGCTGATCTCCGACGCCATTGCGTGCCCGGGTCTGGACTACTGCGCCCTTGCCAATGCCCGTTCGGTGCCGGTCGCACAACGCATCGCATTGCGCTTTACCGAAGAACAGCAACGCGACATCGGACCGGTGACGCTCAACGTGTCGGGTTGCATCAACGCTTGCGCGCATCACCACGTGGCGCACATCGGCATTCTCGGTGTGGACAAGGCGGGCAAGGAAAACTATCAGATCACGCTGGGTGGCTCGGCGGACGACAATGCGGCCGTGGGCAAGATTCTCGGTCCGGGGGTGTCATACGAAGCCGTGCCGCAAGTGATCGAAAACATTCTCGAGCGCTATCTGAAGTTGCGCAACGAGGGTGAGCGTTTCATCGACACGCTCGGTCGTGTCGGTGCCGAAGCATTCAAGGGAGCTTTGCATGTTGATTGA